From one Halothece sp. PCC 7418 genomic stretch:
- a CDS encoding universal stress protein, translating into MQIQNDPLKKNYHKILVGVEPEAEGKDKLDDSKALSQAIALAKKDNSSLFIFHSVDSLLTREDVLDGINVAGLYAGEALTLCDQMLKEKTEELKTWLSSLKEAVIEEGVKADYEYAVGDPGQLICQLAKEHGVDLIVVGRRGRRGMSEILLGSVSNYVVHHAPCHVLVVQH; encoded by the coding sequence ATGCAGATACAAAATGACCCACTAAAAAAAAACTATCACAAAATTTTAGTAGGCGTTGAACCTGAAGCGGAAGGAAAAGACAAGCTCGATGATTCTAAAGCCCTTTCTCAAGCGATTGCCTTAGCCAAAAAAGATAATAGCTCTCTTTTTATTTTTCATAGTGTTGACTCTTTACTAACCCGAGAAGATGTTTTAGATGGCATTAATGTTGCTGGTCTGTATGCGGGGGAAGCTCTCACTTTATGTGACCAAATGTTAAAAGAAAAAACTGAGGAATTAAAAACTTGGCTCTCTTCCTTAAAAGAGGCTGTAATTGAGGAAGGGGTAAAAGCAGATTATGAGTATGCTGTTGGCGACCCTGGACAATTGATTTGTCAACTCGCTAAAGAACATGGGGTTGACCTCATTGTTGTGGGTCGTCGAGGACGCAGAGGCATGAGTGAAATTCTTCTCGGTAGTGTCAGCAATTATGTTGTCCACCATGCACCCTGTCATGTCCTAGTGGTTCAGCATTAG